A stretch of Electrophorus electricus isolate fEleEle1 chromosome 3, fEleEle1.pri, whole genome shotgun sequence DNA encodes these proteins:
- the gtf2a1 gene encoding transcription initiation factor IIA subunit 1 isoform X1 encodes MASSANSNIVPKLYRNVMEDVINEVRELFLDEGVDEQVLMELKTLWESKLMQSKAVDGFHTEEQQALQVQQTQQVTQTQQPSQSQQVLMPPAQQAPQQQVIVQDPKILQHMSATGMSAAATAATLALPTGMAGVGPYPQLITSQGQILQVVRAANGAQYIIQPQQPIMVQQQVLPQMQPGGVQAPVIQQVLTPLQGALPQQTGVIIQPQQIVLTGNKVQQNPQVMQAAMAAQTQAGPGGAQVQAQAQAHSQAQGQVPAQVQGQTQAPAQQPVQQQQPPVMLQVDGAGDTSTEEDDEDEDEYDEDEDEDKDKDGGEDGQVEEEPLNSGDDVSDEEDQELFDTENVVVCQYDKIHRSKNKWKFHLKDGIMNLNGRDYVFSKAIGDAEW; translated from the exons ATGGCGAGCTCGGCTAACTCGAATATAGTG CCTAAACTCTATAGAAATGTAATGGAAGATGTGATCAACGAAGTTCGAGAGCTCTTCCTGGATGAGGGCGTGGACGAGCAGGTTCTCATGGAGCTTAAAACG CTCTGGGAGAGTAAGCTCATGCAGTCGAAGGCAGTGGATGGCTTCCACACGGAGGAGCAGCAGGCCCTGCAGGTGCAACAGACCCAGCAGGTGACACAGACGCAGCAACCCAGTCAGTCTCAGCAGGTCCTCATGCCCCCAGCGCAGCAAG CCCCACAGCAGCAGGTGATTGTGCAGGATCCCAAAATCTTGCAGCACATGAGTGCTACAGGCATG AGTGCAGCAGCCACCGCGGCGACCTTGGCACTGCCCACTGGCATGGCAGGAGTGGGACCCTACCCGCAGCTCATCACCTCACAGG GTCAGATCCTGCAAGTGGTCCGAGCGGCTAATGGAGCTCAGTACATCATCCAACCCCAGCAACCAATCATGGTGCAGCAGCAGGTTCTACCCCAGATGCAGCCAGGTGGAGTGCAGGCCCCAGTTATTCAGCAG GTGCTGACTCCTCTCCAGGGAGCACTTCCTCAGCAGACTGGGGTGATCATCCAGCCGCAGCAGATTGTCCTCACAGGGAACAAAGTGCAGCAGAACCCTCAG GTAATGCAGGCAGCCATGGCGGCACAGACGCAGGCTGGTCCGGGAGGGGCACAGGTGCAGGCCCAGGCTCAAGCCCACTCGCAGGCCCAAGGCCAGGTGCCGGCGCAGGTGCAGGGCCAGACGCAGGCCCCGGCCCAGCAGCctgtgcagcagcagcagcctcCCGTGATGCTGCAGGTGGATGGAGCCGGAGACACGTCCACAGAGGAAGATGACGAAGACGAGGATGAGtatgatgaggatgaagatgaagacaaagacaaagacgGCGGGGAGGATGGccaggtggaggag GAGCCCCTGAACAGTGGAGATGATGTGAGTGATGAGGAGGACCAGGAGCTGTTTGACACAGAAAATGTGGTGGTGTGTCAGTATGATAAG ATTCACAGAAGTAAGAACAAGTGGAAATTCCATCTGAAGGATGGGATTATGAACCTGAATGGACGTGACTATGTCTTTTCCAAAGCCATTGGGGATGCAGAATGGTAA
- the gtf2a1 gene encoding transcription initiation factor IIA subunit 1 isoform X2, translating into MEDVINEVRELFLDEGVDEQVLMELKTLWESKLMQSKAVDGFHTEEQQALQVQQTQQVTQTQQPSQSQQVLMPPAQQAPQQQVIVQDPKILQHMSATGMSAAATAATLALPTGMAGVGPYPQLITSQGQILQVVRAANGAQYIIQPQQPIMVQQQVLPQMQPGGVQAPVIQQVLTPLQGALPQQTGVIIQPQQIVLTGNKVQQNPQVMQAAMAAQTQAGPGGAQVQAQAQAHSQAQGQVPAQVQGQTQAPAQQPVQQQQPPVMLQVDGAGDTSTEEDDEDEDEYDEDEDEDKDKDGGEDGQVEEEPLNSGDDVSDEEDQELFDTENVVVCQYDKIHRSKNKWKFHLKDGIMNLNGRDYVFSKAIGDAEW; encoded by the exons ATGGAAGATGTGATCAACGAAGTTCGAGAGCTCTTCCTGGATGAGGGCGTGGACGAGCAGGTTCTCATGGAGCTTAAAACG CTCTGGGAGAGTAAGCTCATGCAGTCGAAGGCAGTGGATGGCTTCCACACGGAGGAGCAGCAGGCCCTGCAGGTGCAACAGACCCAGCAGGTGACACAGACGCAGCAACCCAGTCAGTCTCAGCAGGTCCTCATGCCCCCAGCGCAGCAAG CCCCACAGCAGCAGGTGATTGTGCAGGATCCCAAAATCTTGCAGCACATGAGTGCTACAGGCATG AGTGCAGCAGCCACCGCGGCGACCTTGGCACTGCCCACTGGCATGGCAGGAGTGGGACCCTACCCGCAGCTCATCACCTCACAGG GTCAGATCCTGCAAGTGGTCCGAGCGGCTAATGGAGCTCAGTACATCATCCAACCCCAGCAACCAATCATGGTGCAGCAGCAGGTTCTACCCCAGATGCAGCCAGGTGGAGTGCAGGCCCCAGTTATTCAGCAG GTGCTGACTCCTCTCCAGGGAGCACTTCCTCAGCAGACTGGGGTGATCATCCAGCCGCAGCAGATTGTCCTCACAGGGAACAAAGTGCAGCAGAACCCTCAG GTAATGCAGGCAGCCATGGCGGCACAGACGCAGGCTGGTCCGGGAGGGGCACAGGTGCAGGCCCAGGCTCAAGCCCACTCGCAGGCCCAAGGCCAGGTGCCGGCGCAGGTGCAGGGCCAGACGCAGGCCCCGGCCCAGCAGCctgtgcagcagcagcagcctcCCGTGATGCTGCAGGTGGATGGAGCCGGAGACACGTCCACAGAGGAAGATGACGAAGACGAGGATGAGtatgatgaggatgaagatgaagacaaagacaaagacgGCGGGGAGGATGGccaggtggaggag GAGCCCCTGAACAGTGGAGATGATGTGAGTGATGAGGAGGACCAGGAGCTGTTTGACACAGAAAATGTGGTGGTGTGTCAGTATGATAAG ATTCACAGAAGTAAGAACAAGTGGAAATTCCATCTGAAGGATGGGATTATGAACCTGAATGGACGTGACTATGTCTTTTCCAAAGCCATTGGGGATGCAGAATGGTAA